In the genome of Brachypodium distachyon strain Bd21 chromosome 3, Brachypodium_distachyon_v3.0, whole genome shotgun sequence, the window cgcagtctatgagatttgggtgatctCTAGTAACTCATGAAGAGACCACGAAGTACGACACATATGCTCCACCCGCGAGGTAGATTACTGATAGCCCAGTACTGGTTGACTTTGAGTGAAATCTATTTCACGCCAGCTTGCAATTCAAGACTTAGTCCATTGTGAGTGTGGATGGATGTAACTTAAAGTTCTAGGTAGAAGTTCAACTTAACAGTCTCTGCTGAAACACTAGTATATAAACAAGTAGCGAGAACAGGTAATCTCTAAATGGGTATTTGAGATCTGGTGGgggattgttagaatttgaGTTGTGAGCCTGATTAGGCCAAGcccaattttaataaattctgaaaaaatctcaaaggcccattcatgaagtgggattaGGGGAGTGGGaagggaatagtcccaccttgctaatttagagtgagtgagaccaacatataagggatgttgtttctcacctattgagcaagtgagcaagggaaatccccacgcacgctcctcctcctcctccgctcgcctcatcacgacgcgcgcgcgccgcgtttcatggatcgatttcgagttcgagccgggcctattatctttttgtcacgcgcgcAAGGTATTTTTGAAATCTGTTACGGACGCGTGCAGgttttgtggagtcggttcaggttttctaaaccgaaccgacctatacctgcgtgactatatatacaacCGCCCGTCTCTCAGATCTgtacgcaacacaaccgcgctagggtttcgcctgtctctcgcttttgcgccgtcgtcgtagtctactccatcccgagcgccggcgtgcaccatcgatcgggagagcaggtctccagaacctttcgcctttgcgatcctgtacgggagagggcgaataaggtttttgggaagcgctccgcgcgactgctcgctttcCTGCAACCACGAGTCGTCTGCCTTCCCGGTTcggcgggtgcgcgacgcgccgccgtcttcttcgtcaacaacttcgtcaagcgaacgaaacagcaacggcttcctctccaccgcaacagtacgtacattgtgattcgatctgttgtttagttatgatctgcgaattcatattgctgttcgttgggctgtttaatacttctaatatttttgaaatgcatctgctagttgctactgtcgtcatgatctatacTCTAGAATTGTTATTCTTggaattgcttaattttccaacacaatcaactctttttttttactgtatATAGATTCTTTCCCCTAAATCTCCTATCCTCTTACTCCCGAGTAGTACGACTCCTTCCTGTACACCTcgcttcctccgcctccatTTTCCAAGCCCAGAACACCAAACGAGATGGCTGGTGAGAAGAGAAAGGTGGAGATGCGGGATGAGAAATCGAAGAGGGCTCTTGTCTTCCGTCTGTGGAGGATGAGTTCGCTCGCCGTTGGTATGCATGGCAACCACTCCGACGAGGAGACCGATGACGGCGAATACCAGGACCTTTCAATCTAGGGGCAGAGCCAAGACGATGGCGTCGACGAGCTCTACGTCTgcagcgaggaagaagacactgAAGAACAAGAGAAGCTCCTAGGTGGAGGAAGACGTGTCCGTCGCAGCGAGCTCTGGGACCCGCGCGGCAGCCACGGCGACGAGCCGCGCGGgctcggccacggcggcgtgcACGAACTCGACCGCGAGCTCTCTGTTGGcagtgaggaagaagacgaggcgcACGGGCTCAGTGAGGGCGGCGCGCGCTCCATCGGACTGGACTTGCTGGACGACGAGCCGCTGGACGACGGCGTGCGCGGGGTTGGCCACGGCACGATCACGGGCAGCGCACACGGGCTTGGCCACGGCTCCCACGGACTCGGCAGCGAGCTCTCCGTCGGctgcgaggaagaaggcgaccaGCACAGTGAGGGCCGTGCGTGCGGTCTCAACGACGACGTGTGCGGACTCAGCGAGGACATGCACGGCGATACGACGCGTGGACTTGGCCGCACGTGCAGCAAGGTCGATGACGGCGCACGCCACCTCGGCATGGACATGCATGCCAAATGGATGCACGGGCTAGGCGGTGTGTGCGGCCATCTTGCGGAGGTCGCGCGTGGgctcggccacggccacggcctaCACGGCAGGTCTTGCAACTCTCAGCTTGGCGAGCGCATCCAGTGGGTGCCGATGGACTCAAGCGATGACGACAGAGCACTGTAATTGAAAAAGCTTATCAGTACCGCGCCACTAACTTCCTGCCAGTGATGTGTTTAACATGGCAGCCTGTCCGATGTATCAAATCCCTAATCCACGGCGGGGAGACTCCATAGCCACTCCACGGCGGCGAGACTCCACCCGTACAGTGGGCGGATGTGCGAGGATCCACGGCCGCCGCATGGAAGTCGATGACAGCACCGGCCTTctctccacggcgacgacgatcTGCTGCCCtgcacgagagagagagagagaggagagaaacATGAGGGGCCGGGCGGCCGGATACGGAGGCGTCGGGAGGCCTCACCTCCACGGCGTTGCCGGCCACGGCTCCACGGcaccgcctgctgctgctccgcaagagagagagaaccaacatagagagagagagaaccaacagagagagagagaaccaaCTGAGATTACCTCGGAGATTactggcgacggcggccggatcCAGTGTCGTGGCGGTCGGATCCGGCGTTGGGGCCGACAGCTGCTCCTCCAGGCGCCAcgggccgccgctgctcctccacgCGCTAGTCGAGGAGGCCGCGGGGCCGACGGAGGGGCTCGGCAGAGGAGTTGGAGGAGGGTGGGGCGCGGGTCTGGCGGCGGTCTCCATctgggcagcggcggccgctgctcctcctccatgcGCAGGTGaggaaagaagaggaaggagattgGGGGAGACGGGGAGAGGAAAGAAAagggaggagatcgagggagaTGGGGAGATTGgtgctgcttggtgcgtgcgTGAGAGATAGCGAGATAGGAAGAAGTGCATGGGGGAGGTGCCACGTCACTGATCCGTGCCTCCGCTGCCTCAGCCAATCAGAACGCAACACGTTGATTGTGTTTTGTttccatcagtggcgggctggATAGGAAAAACCGCTAGTGATGGATATAaatttttgtattttcttcaTTTTCAGTATAAGACACACAAGTATTCAATACCACCAAACTGGTTTATAAGTATGTACATATGGGGATTTTGAAACATATTAATTGTACTTGCTCCACAAAATACGTCAATTTTGCATTTAGAAAATGGAGAAATCCTCATTTTACTTAAAAATCTCTTTGGCAACATTGTTTGGCACGGTAAAATTAATCTTtgtgcaaaaaatggatgcatAATTATGAAATATGACATATCACACacttagttcaaatttgaattacccCATTCTTTGCATTTGGAAAATGGAAAATAAGTTTATATAACCAAAAATTTGCAAATCTCTTTAGAAATAGAGTTTGTCATAACAAGATGCACACTTGTACAAAAACTTGATACATTATAATGAACTATGGCATAGGAATGGACAAAACTTTGGTCATTTCGCTTAAAATTAACTAAGTTCAACTATGGGAAATGAAAATATTGTACTACATCGTTCATTTTTAAAATTCTAACACATGATATTATTGTTTCATCATGTTaagtaagaaaaaataagacgttagcaaaaagaatcacatattttttattttctatgaattagttatgatttttttcacTCTTCAAATGCCTCCAGGAGTCATcaatgggaggcctatatttaaagcccgccactgatatgtgtttttgtgaattttgttgtttttcacATAAACCATTAGTTACGGGCCACCCGCGCCTGTTACTGATTagtggtcatcagtgacgggtccTGCGTGCCCGTTAGTGATGAGGCGTCATCAATGAGGGGCGTGGATACGCCCGTCACTCATGAGTGGTCATCAATGGAGGGCGTACTACGCCTGTTCCTGATAAGGGGTCATCAGTTTCAGACTCGTCACATATACACTGTTTTGTGATAGTGGAGCTCGCCATCTCTGCTACTTGCATGGGTGCGGAGGCAATGGAGGTGGCATGCTTAGCGACACAGCTCGCAGCCGTGGTGACGTGCGATGGAAGCGGCGTGCGCGATGTCATGGGCGTCCAGTGCATGTGAGGGGCGTGCTCGTCGTGATCTGCATGGCCATCGTGATGGGCGTGCTCGTCGTCTGCATGGCTATCGTGGTGGGTGTGCTCCTCGTCTGCATGGCCATGGTCCTCGGCGTCGCCGTGATCTCCTCCGTACTCGTCGTCTGCATGGCCATCGTGATAGGTGTGCTCCGCGTCTGCATGGCCATGGTCGTCGGCGACTCGGCGTCGCCGTGTTCTCCGGCGCACTGCTCGTCGGCGTGGCCGTATTCGCTCGCGTGCTCCTCTTCGTTGTTGACCACGACTTCTATGGCTGGTACACCGCGTCCGCAGCACTGGGCCTGTTTGGTTAGATGCCTGAACAAGATGCCTGAGAAATTTTGCTGCCTGGTCAGGCACATACGAGCACTAACAACAGCCGGACTCAGGCCACCACTTTTGTTGGCCTGACACAGGCATATGCTGCCTGGCCTGGCACTAACCAAACATGTTGCATGTACAggtccggctaccatcaggcCAGGTCAGGCACTCCTCAGGATGCAATCCAAACAGACCCGTCCCGGCCGGGTGCGTCCACGCCCGCGGCGAACAGGCATGAAGCCACGGCCGGCAAGCACGAGCctcgcgctgccgctgccggcgcgTTCCGGCGTGGTCGAGCTTGAGCCAGATGAGAAGCTTCTGCTGCTGTTGAGCCCGAGCCATGCGCCATGAATTCCGTTGCCGCGTCCAGAACAAGGCTCGCCGAGGTGCTGCTGCGCTTGATGATCTCCACCACGTCTAGCATGCTCCGGCGTACCCGAGCGTGAGCCCGGCGAGAAGCTTCTGCTGCCAACGAGCCCGAGGCGTGGGCTGCCTCTGCAGCGCCCGCCGACGCCACGGATTCCTTTGCCGCGGCCCGCACGATGCTCACGGGCGTGCTGCTCCGCTTGATGATCGCCACCGCCATGGATTCCTTTGCCGCGACCAACATGCTCGAGCCGTTCGTCGCGAGTGGTGGGCTGTCACGGCcggcgacgccggcgagctcgagcgggggggggggggggggagggggtgccgccgcggcgggcgaCGCCCAGGACTCCATTcccgcggccggcgagctcgaggAGACGGGGCCCGGTGCGGCCAGCGACGTCGTCCTCTCCTTCTCATTCTTCATCAGTCATAACTCAAATCCTCAACTTCACCTCATACTCTTCTGCCCCATCCTAGTTGATCGGTTAGTTAAGATCCAAGTCAGTCATGAACAAAAGCAGAGAAAATAGAGTGGTCCTCGTGCTAGCGCATGGAAGAAGGAAAGATGGAGCAAGGATGAGTAGAATTAGATTTTCACTTGATGAAAGAGATGCTATTCATAGGACACGACCAGTTTCAAATTTCTCAATATTTGTTGACGGCTAATCGGCTTAGCTGTTCCCTCCAAAATTTCCCGTGAGCAAACAATGTGCCACGCGCACTAATCCGTGTGCTACCGAGCTAACCAATGAGAAAGCAGTCCTCTGTTTTCTGTTCGCACACCGTTCTTGCATGGCGCATGCAAAGAGAAGGAGGTGGGAACTGAGGGGACGTGGGCAAGCTACAAACCGGTGGGACCAATACAAACAGCATAGTGCCTGAGGCTCAGCCTTGAGCCCGAAGGCCACCACGGCACGGCCTTTAAGttttctattaaaaaaaatcaagcaacaCATCTCatcctttcttctctttctggCCTAGCGCGCCGGCCCAACTATCGCCTTTCTGGCCCAGCCCTTGCTGGCCTGCCCTTCCCTCCTCCCGAAGGCCTACGCTGTTCCCGATCTGCATCGAGGACTCCACCCCGACCCTGATCTGAGTCCAGCGCCATCCCCCAAGGCCCAATCCCCATCGATTGAGGAGGTCGGGGCCAGCTCCAACTACCATGGCCGCCGATTCCCATGCTCCTCTCGGCGCCGCCACTTCCGTCCCCtaccgccatggccgcggtaGCACGTGGAGCTcgaaggaggaggatgacggCGAGACGGAGCTCGACGGAGGAGCCGGGTAGCTTTTTGGAAAAGCTGGTCCAGAaaaccgaaaagaactggACACGAGAGTCGGGCCGTGCCGGGGCCTGGGCCGGCCCTTCGGCCACCTATAAATTTTCAACCCGCACCATTCTTTCTGACCGAACCCTAGTTGTCCtgacgcggccgccgccagcgccttCATATCGATCTACTGTCCCAATGCGCTGCTTCTCCTCTCCGTTGCGACCTCTCCTATCTCTCATGGCCcgtgctccgcctccaccagcGCTTGCGCCACGAGGATTCCCACCCGCCAGCGCCCATGTTCGTCGTGTTTTCAGGTGTGTTTTCTTGTTCCGATGCTAAATTTTACGTCTAATATTCTTAGTAGTAAATCCCGATATGATTCCCAAAACagagggaaaaaaatgttcaaaGAAAATTGAAATCGATTTCAGACCCATTACGATTTCTATCCTGAATGATGGTATGTCTTATTTGCGTCGGATGCTGAGAATAGCTTTTCAATGCTCTTTGTGGACAGAATTCCTCATGGATCTCGTAACATGGCGAGCACCAAAGAAGTAAAAGATGACCTGTCTCTGCTCATCTCTTCTGCCAATGATCACTCTGCCGTCACCCAAGGCACGAAGAACATACAAAGGTGGGGCGTAACCAAGCATGTAATCATGCTCAGTGATGACGAACAAATGAACTATTACCCCATCAAACGTGTATATCCTCTCAATATATTATCAAATAGCAGCCACCGTGATGGTTCTATATACAGGAGTATATGGAATAAACAATTTGATGCCTCAGACCGAAGTGAGAGTAAGTGatcagcatctgttttctactttttatttgtttttagtCAATTTGACGTATTCCCTGTTCAAATCCTGAGGTTAATTTTGCTTTATTTCATTTACTGTTACTACTTCAATGCTGCTGCCTTGCCATCGATAAAATGATAACCTGTCAAATGTTACTCAGGGGTTGCTGTGGGTTATTTGCAAAAGTAGAGAGGCAGCTAATGGTTGCCTTGATGAAATTGCAGCTTGAGCCATTGGCCTTAATCATAGTTTAGGTTGTGATTCATTGGGCATTATTATATCTCAGCcagttacaaaaaaaaacggtTTAATTCACACCAGGATGATATTATGATTTTGTTCTTTATAAGTTTTACATTGCTATTTGGTCAGGTGATAGATGGTGTCATTCTCTAGGAATATGTTCATAACTTTTCGTTTTTTTGGCAAGTATTTTGGTATCCAAAATGGTAAAAATGTTTAGGTGCTCCCAACCTATGGAAACAGTCATGAAAAAGGATTTTAGAaagtgaaagaaaagaaatattccATCAATGGGTGCAATGACCTGTATTAGTAATTCTTGGGGCAGGGGCAGACCCAGCCGTCTGATTGGGTGGGGTCCGCCCCACCCAATAAATTTGAAAATCCTTTTATCATAAgtaaaaaatctaaaaaaattagagaaaataataaattGTAGTGTATTTGCCCACCCAATGTTGAAAATACACTATTTTTCACCCAATTTTGAAAACTTGAGTCCGCCACTGCTCGGGGGTAAAGTGAACCAGGAAGTATACAATTGGTTATGAAATAGTTTGGGAGCACGAATGGACTTTTTCCTTTCTGAGATAGTATTAATACTACTTTACCTTTGTTTGTCTTTCCTAAAACAGAAACCAATTTGAGATTGCAAATTCCTAGTTAAAAGAACATGGGTAGTAGTGTACGCTTAGATAAAAGTGAAATATTCCAATAGGGCCATGGTGTCCTCAAGCAGCATGTTTACTTTTCGTAGAACAAATATAGTTTAATGTATTAATTTGAAATAACAGTATAActttctaatcttatatgaAGCTCGGTTGGAGGCAAAGATGCATTCAGAACCCACAAGTCGTTGCTTGTTGCGCGATGGAGTTTGTATATTCCATGCACCTAGTAACATGCTGCAGGTTTTCTCATTAAAGTTGGCAAATATTCCTGTGGATAGTGGCTCTGTGGAGTTGTATGGATACATAGCAGTACGGGATGGTTTGGATCGATTGCTTAATTATGTCGTCAACTTTAGCAGAGATGATCCCATCATCGTGGAGCAGGTGCACATCCATACTTAACTGCACTTGTTTCACGGTCAAACTTATTACATGCATAGGGTGGATGAGATTCAGTTATACATACTCTATATGGCAGCCTACAACCACTTAAATCTTTTTACATCATTATTATGATTTTTCCTAGTGATTGATTTGTCCAAAAGTACCAAAATAATACTTCCATTTTGTGTAGAACCATTGCTATGCTAAGTTTGTACTGTAAAGTGTGATTCACTAGGAAACCAGTTGTAAACTATGAAATTaagttatactccctccattcctaaattcATAttgtttagttcaaatttgtctaaaacaacgacaaaatcctccattcctaaattcATATCGttgtttagttcaaatttgtagtaaaacaacgacaagaatttaggatcttGTCATtgtttagtacaaatttgaactaaacaaCGATATgaatttagaaacagagggagtatattctTAACAAAGTAGGTCAAGGCGAGAGTATTTAGCTTTATatgtttctttatttatttattagaAGCTATTAAATAACTAATTCTGCAGGGTGCTCTCATCAACATGAATGGCCCTAAGCGAGCGATACATATGTATGACAGTGTTTTCATTGAGTATGACATGAAGATCAAGACAGGTCAACAAGAAAAAGATGATCTACAGTTGATTGATGGTCTATCATCCATAGACGACACGGGTACATGGAATCGTCGCACGATAACAAGACGCATTAATGGAGATTCTGGCGCTGTCGACTTAACTTTTTTGCGTCTTGAAAGCGCTGTTCAAGGAACTGTAGAAGTTTCCATATCAGAAGTGAAATGCAGTTTCAAATTGTCTCTTGGTTGTATCCTCAATAGATTGAATGAAGAAATTTGTCTCTTCGATGGCAACATTGGTGGTGAATCAAGTGTTTTACGGAGCTCTGTGGTTGCTGTCAACATTGATTCTGGGATGGATTTGAAGTTCAAGTTTGGTTCGGAGTCCTCCATTTCTGTTGAAGTATGTTCCTTCGAGGCGAGCAATCATGGGGTGTCTACTCAGCAGATAAAGACTGATTTTGCATTGATCTCAGTTACGGTGACTTGGTCGGCTTTGCTGGAATGAGGCAAACGTTTTTAAATAGTTGTGTGGCCATTGCGTTAATCTTACCTATTCTTTAATTTACTGACTGCGCACCGTCAGACTCATTTTGATGCAAAGATCAAGAGCAGCTCCAGATGGTCCCTAGCAATCGTCGATTATGTCATTCTAGATTATAGATTATCAccgacaaaaacaaaaaccttcTCTTCACAGCATATGAGCAGCCATCAAGCTAAAGTAATCGCAATCCTTACAAGATGGTATCGGCCGGCATTCTTTGGAAATATATGCATCTGATGAAGGATGTCAATTTGAACCCATACGCAGGCAAACTCATTCTTAGTGGCGAAAATAACATCACATCACTGTTCCTTTCACAGATCAGTGACAGGTTCACCTATACGCACTTGACAGACAGTAGCCAGTTTTCAGCATCATTACAATGGCAAAAATCTGGCAGGCGAAATGTCAACGTGGAGATCTTGATCATCTAAATATTTTGAGCGAGATCTTTAGATTTATTATCTACTAGTTGTGACAAGAAATACTACACAATATAGCATTATTAGGATCTAAACAGTAAACCTAAGAATTCAGACTCAAAGGTGAAAAACATGCAGATTCTACAGATGCAGAACAAGCTCCACTTGATACAGCTGCCCATCAAACCTCAAACCCAAGGATTCTGCAGGATGGATAAGTGCATCAACCATTCCACCAAAAACATACACACGGCAATCAGAAGTATCTACACATGCCCCATGGAAGGACCGGCAGTTTGGGGATTGGCCGTCAATCCTTAGTTTTTTCCACATCCTCTTTGCCATTTTCCTGGAACCTGACTCGAACTGAAGTAGAGCTGGCACATCTAAGATCCAGAAATCATCCATGCGCCGCCTTTGTGAGTCCTCCCCACCATATACAAGGATCTTGCTTCCCAGGAGATGTGTTGCTGAATGTCCAACCCGTGGAAAAGGTAATTCACCTAGAACACTAGACAAATCATACTTTAGCTCCTTCCATCGTGGGAAATGATGACCAATATCAAACAGCCAGACATCATTAAGCACGTCATATTCTGATCCTCTACCACCAAAAAGAACCATGCGTGTCTCACCAATCCAAGTTAAAGTATGGCCAGAACGAGGTGACGGCAAAGGTCCAGTGTCCCCCATTTGGCGCCAACTGCCAGATTGAAGGCCACCAGAGATATCAAGAAGCCATGTATCACCAAGCCGGCTTCCATTCAGCCCTATCCCACCGTGAATCACAATGAATTTATCATCCACGCAGCAGGCTGCATGAGCTCCACGAGGAGATGGTGCAAGTGGGCCTACCTCCAGCAGTCTCCATGAGATCCTCATCCTGCAAGGTTCTTCACAAATGATTTGGCCTATCCATGTGTCATTCAAACGCAGCCCACGATCATTGATCCCACCAAACAGCACTAGTGCATCACCAACAAGAATGCATGAATGACCAAAACGGCCGCTTGGAGTGCCAGAGGCCAATTGCTGCCAATTAAGTATATTGGACAATCTATTTCCAGCTCCATTTCCAACATATGTTGCCCAAATATCATCAAGATGGCG includes:
- the LOC106866318 gene encoding uncharacterized protein LOC106866318; its protein translation is MHVHAEVACAVIDLAARAAKSTRRIAVHVLAESAHVVVETARTALTVLVAFFLAADGELAAESVGAVAKPVCAARDRAVANPAHAVVQRLVVQQVQSDGARAALTEPVRLVFFLTANRELAVEFVHAAVAEPARLVAVAAARVPELAATDTSSST
- the LOC100840741 gene encoding uncharacterized protein LOC100840741: MAIVMGVLVVCMAIVVGVLLVCMAMVLGVAVISSVLVVCMAIVIGVLRVCMAMVVGDSASPCSPAHCSSAWPIPHGSRNMASTKEVKDDLSLLISSANDHSAVTQGTKNIQRWGVTKHVIMLSDDEQMNYYPIKRVYPLNILSNSSHRDGSIYRSIWNKQFDASDRSETRLEAKMHSEPTSRCLLRDGVCIFHAPSNMLQVFSLKLANIPVDSGSVELYGYIAVRDGLDRLLNYVVNFSRDDPIIVEQGALINMNGPKRAIHMYDSVFIEYDMKIKTGQQEKDDLQLIDGLSSIDDTGTWNRRTITRRINGDSGAVDLTFLRLESAVQGTVEVSISEVKCSFKLSLGCILNRLNEEICLFDGNIGGESSVLRSSVVAVNIDSGMDLKFKFGSESSISVEVCSFEASNHGVSTQQIKTDFALISVTVTWSALLE
- the LOC100845609 gene encoding F-box/kelch-repeat protein At1g51550, giving the protein MEAAAPVEHLGYDQVLSILRRLPAEAVLSFAATCRAFRAWASSDVLWEALFRRDCGGRAAAALAERRRDRPWRRVYADVARLGALSARRLRVKGVSPRPRASHSLNLVAGWLVVFGGGCEGGRHLDDIWATYVGNGAGNRLSNILNWQQLASGTPSGRFGHSCILVGDALVLFGGINDRGLRLNDTWIGQIICEEPCRMRISWRLLEVGPLAPSPRGAHAACCVDDKFIVIHGGIGLNGSRLGDTWLLDISGGLQSGSWRQMGDTGPLPSPRSGHTLTWIGETRMVLFGGRGSEYDVLNDVWLFDIGHHFPRWKELKYDLSSVLGELPFPRVGHSATHLLGSKILVYGGEDSQRRRMDDFWILDVPALLQFESGSRKMAKRMWKKLRIDGQSPNCRSFHGACVDTSDCRVYVFGGMVDALIHPAESLGLRFDGQLYQVELVLHL